The genomic region CAGCCAACTGCGCTTTAAGCGCGTCAATTTGGCAGAGCAGTTCAATGTTTTGGCGTTCTAAGTAGGCGGCGCGTATGGCGATTTCATCCTCCTTAATACGGCGCCGATCGCGCGACTTCTTGGCGGCCGCATTATTCTTGCGGCGACGCTCATAATAGTTGGCATCTTTGATCTGTCCACTGGTTgaattgctattgttgttgttggtgccgCATTTCTTTTCACTTGCCTGATTATTGTTGTTACTTTCGTTAATAGCGTTTGCTGACGAGCTAACTTTTTCTGCCTGGCCACCAGTATAGGAGGAGTCACAATCGCTCGACTCGTCAACGCCACCACCATGACGCTCCTCGCCCTCACTGCTGCCACACTCAGGCGCATTGCTGCTGGTGTTACTGGTGCGACGTGAATTCATGCGACGCATCTTGGGGTTGGTGACTGTGCGCGAACCGCCATTGCTATTGCGTATTTGCTCCAATACGCGCTTGCGGTACTCAGTGTAGCGTTCGACACGTGGATTGTCCAACAGCACATCATTGGCGGCAAAGTTGGCGGCTATGACGAGCGGATCACGTGGAAAAGCTTTAAAGGGGCGCGTTGACTTAAGCGAATTCAAGGCAGCACTGCTGCTACTAGATGCAGAATTTATTTGTGCCACAGGCGATTTGCTGCGTCCTTCAAGACTGGACACTGGTGAAACAGCAGTCATGTGCTCTTCTTCAGATTTGATGCTATGTAGAGTACTACTGGGTGTACCAACAGCGGCTGCGGCCGCTGCAACCACAGAAGCAACAGCAAGACAATTGTTGGAGATTGGTGTCTGCGCGGCAAGCAATGACGGTGCCGTGGTGATTGATGGTGTAACCGCTGTCAGGATTTGTGATGTCGTTACTGTGCCTTCTTTGTCGGGTTGGCCAAATGAAGAGTAAAGCGCTGGATAGAATGAAGCAAACGGAGGCGTAAGGTGATTGAATTGCTGCTGAGTGCTGTATAGCAAATTAGAGGGAATCATCGGTTTCTGCTGGCTATGTGTTGGTGATCCTGCACATGAATCGTCGCCGAAGCTCGAGTTCGTGTTCTGAGGTGAGGGTGTCTTGCGTGTCGTTTCGACCGAATCACGGCGTGAAAGATCGAGAACTTCGCTTGTTGATTGGTGTTGACCCGTGCGCTTGGTTGGTGAGTAGCCACCAATCAgcgcttgttgttgctgatgctgtTTATAAGCGAAGGCAGAGTAGATATCGAGTTGCTTGACAGACGATGACGGGAGGGCAACATGCGTTTGGTGTTGTAGCGCATGATAAGGAAGTAGATGGCTCGCGCCGTACGCTTGGGGCTGGAGGGGGTGGAAAGGTCGATGTGAGAGGTGTGCGGCATGTTGCGAGGACGTCGGATGTAGTATGTTTTTGTGCTCTGGTATATGGCCTATTGAATAATTCTGATTAGTTttgtttctaataaaatttaattaaaaagcgaaTGGAAAATGTAGTTTTACTTCGCAtacactaaaattttatttgaatttttttttttaactcaccaTTATTAAAATCCAATGAAAATTGttcagctataactttttcgtgtatcatcatttatatagttttttctttttttactatcatttaaaattttaatttttagactaGTGTTGTTCTATTTTACTCTCGTGTATAAAATTTTGCAACTATACTCTACTGCTGTCAGACTATGACTGCTCTGCACACTCAGTCCATTTATGCCTTTATATGCTCAGTTGCTTGCGCATCGAGTTCGTAGCTTCTCTTTAATTGTCTTTGCACCGTAGTACGCCTATCCTTTGGTTTTGTGATGGGTACTCTTGTTTAAACAATTATGCATTATCGGTACTTTGTTTGTTTGCCTAGAATGCCGCTGCCGCTGAAACGATTATCACAATGACAATGATTGCTTCTCTCGCTCCGAGCCGGTTCTCTCTCTCTTACTTTATTTAATCTCAGCTCAAAATATGAGCATGTCCACCAATAACACCATGAACACGAACACACACATGTACAAATATTTCGTTTGCAAATGCAGTTCCAGCATAGCATAAAACACGGTACTTTAATAGACATTGTTTTGTGAGGACAAGAAATGAGAGAACTTTGTTGTTTAGAGGGAAATACAGGCTTTCCACGATTGTTAGTTGGCCTGTTTTCCAAGTAAAATGCACCCTTCGTTGTTGAAGGGGTAGCAAACCTTTCTGTGACTGCGTTGTGTTAGCCTTAAAAGTAGTTTTGTGTTTGTTAAGGGTTATAGTTACTTCTGAATCTGCTGCATGTAGTATCGCAAAATACTTTCTCCCACACTTTTTCAACCccaaaaataagtttattatattatatttacacaaCCCTTTATATTTACGTTACACGCACAAAATAACTGTTAATGTGGTGGTTTCATGATTAGCCAATGCTGTAAAGTTGCTGAGAGtttttacgaaaaattaacaaaatttgtatgtgtagaatcgcttaagcggttatcgcggctCTCTAGAAGAAGTGAATGTtggatttaaattatttttctattatttattttaatttgtgtcAAGAAAGATATTTAATCCAATTCCAAATCTTGTGTATAGGCAtactatttattattcagaGCTCTATTCCGCTCAATTTTCTACCATTAATGATCTACAGGGGCATTTTTTATGTGCGActtcttttaattaaaagctTCCTATCATCCccattgtttatttttcttagcTATTTGGTAATGTTATCCCTATTTGAATATATTCTGATAAAATTTCGATAAATATATAAGATAAGCAGAGAAATAACGAATGGAAGGTGTTAGCAAAGATTTCATTAATACCCCTGATGACTGTTTCTGCCGTAGGGCCTGAGAGTGATTTATCGGATGTACGGAACTCTCACGGATATGGAAATCTTCAACAGATGCCAGCAAccatattttgataaattttcgaTCGTTTCCTATAACAGGGTGTGTTTGTTTTATCCAAGTTCAAGTTGTCAGCTATTCAAGCTAGGAGCTACGACCTTCTTCtgatcgttcccacgacagtcggttctacgtaaccggaggtttgccacttaagcagcattcccagtatatgtatgggaattgtttatgttgctacaacaacaacaaccttctTTTGATAGCTATGACCAATTCTGAATACATTTGAAAGGTAACAGAGAGACCAAATTTTTCAACGGCACCAAATGTTATAGGGAAAGCTTACTTTAGCTATTTATGCGTATGTTGAGCACCAATGTTTCTTATGTGGATGTTACTCTGAAAATATGCCTTCTTCAGCTTTTCAGCAGGTTTTCTGTTTTAGATTATATTTATTAAGCCGAATCTCTTTCGCAATTTTGCTTTGTAAATTCTAATTCTCCCCAACTTCTTTACTAATTATTCCGGTATAAAAATGTATCCCGGtgatatgaaaaatttaagGCGATGTGGTTAAATGAGtccaaaaatgtatagaaatcATGGTCTGACCTTTGGCGCGaacgtaaatttttttcctttctatgagcatttgaaatattttaacctcaatatttttatatttctagccTCAAAATATTCAACGAACTCACTCATTTCCCTGCACTCCACGCTCCATAGTACctacaacaaacaataaaagttAATACGCAATCAACTTCTCTTTTCGACCTTGTACGAATTAATACgcgttacaataaaataataggaTGTCACGGTCCTACCAAAACAATACACACGCCACAATACGTTTCAGTGCGTTTTCTGTTCTACTTTTGTCTGCAATACAAAGATCACGCGCCTACTTTGCTCTAATTTTCTACCGCGTCGTCTTAACAATTACTTGAAAATGGTTAGTATTTTGTAAGCGGCAAGCGGCAAGCAAAATGGATGTGTGTACATAAATGaacatttgtatatgtatgcagtAAGTTCCAAGTATAGGCGGATTAACGGCAGCATTTACGGGACGATCTATGTTCCTTGTGCGTTGTAAGGTCAAACGCTGTTGCCGCCTTTAAGGAACAggatttttcttaatgcaaatccGGTTGCCTCTAAAGCGAATCCTTTCCTTCACTTTATGCAAATTCTTCAGCTATTTAAGAAAGACACTCGCTGATACCGGAATATTTACAAATGTCCAACGGCACGCCCAGTTACAAAACGAGTAGAGACACAATATTCGACTTTAGTGTAATCGGtattgagaattgtttgctcttaGTGTTGCTTTGTTCTAGGCATCTTACGACAAATGTTGGGTCATCGATTGGCAGCCGCtgcattcttaaaaaaaatgtgatttatatacatacatactttaacATTTTAAATACTCAAATTATTCACCCAAAtgcttttaatatttgtatttgcatttttcGATATTGCTTTTGcttacattgttttttgatgGCCTGTGCGCCAAATTGAAcgtctacctcaccgacctttctcgctttttctctgtgaggaatctccaactttcccccacaaaGTTCACGGCGACCccctttaccacctggacaaaggaggtcaaactgcaactcaacgtaaaagtcgatgacacaccaattccgactgttaacagtcccaaaattttgggtgtaacctccttctctgcgcacacaaccgcaaatgtcactaaagtccaaaatcgcaaccgGGAGCACTTGGGGCCTTTGCCCCaacaaagaattgttgctatcgaTATTTAAGGCAATtagccggccggttctaaactatgctgcgtctgtatggtcgcctggaaccagtgacacgcagtggataaagcttcagacatgcctaaatactgccattcggacagcgacgggtcccccttcaacaccttcacaatgaggcacagatgctccctgtaatggagcacaaccatgcagacacctgcttgagtcAGAGCCGCCGCATTACgctgacgagatccaggacaaaacgaacagacatctactggacctgacagtgtttagacagacaataaacaGCATTCAGTGGTCCCACAGACAAACCAAACACATGTCCTGCATGTGATGGCACTCCGCACCACACTAACCATCTTTTCACATGCcgcatcaaacccactcatctaacacccctctccctctaggccccacccgtcgaaacagcatgtttcctgggcctacctttagatgagttagacaaaaacgaccggtgatatacattacactgacagggcttgtattactgctacaacaacaacaacaacagagttGTCCAATGAagccttcaaataaatttgttctcgAAATAGATAATATTGAGCAGTGCTTTTTCAAAATGACTACTCCTAATTTGTAATCcaagattttttcaaatctaaCTAAATGTGAATACACTAAAGTAATTTTTGATCCCTGTGCGCTTGAAATGTATAGCAcaaatgattgtttttttttttatttcttcaaaatgttaTTAGTTAGTATAAATGGCTAGAGAGGTGCTCTAGAGGTTTACTAATGCCTCTAGAGGCTTACCAATATCGTCCTCTTTCATCCTGATGTTCACTAAaggatttttgagaaaaattttcttAGCATTATCGATATTTTCGTTACAAACAGATGTGACTGAATGACAAATCATTCGCATTGCGAGTTTCACAAGAACAAACCAGGTagacaaatatgtacatatgtacatagttaaTGCACATTTCTCCTTCGAAGTGCctaaatatcaataaataaaaacaaaagaatttgtCAAAGCAGAATTGCGTAAAAGCAGAATTGCAAACGCTTCAAATGAAGGcgaattttgaaatgaaatgaaatatggtAAATTGACTGCAACGCGTTTTCATACTTCAAAGACAATACCAAAACCAAGTCACTTTATGTTACAACTTCATAATCTCTTGATTTAATAGATTCTAGCTAAATAATTTTAACCTTCAACTCGCCCCACAAAAATACAATACTATTTATGTATTGCCCTAAGCAGATACTACTCTGGCGCCTTAACTCTCTGCATAGCAACATTTCCTAAACTCCATACTTTCATTTTACCTCACACGAAAACCAAATCAATATATGTTACAAATACTCACTCTCCTGGTTTAATAGGttgtaactaaataattttaaccTTCAACCCGTTCCGCAAAATTACAATACCATGTAATTTTATACTAAGAAAATACTTTGCTGCCGGCTTAACTCTTTATAGCAATCTTTCTTAAATCGAATACtttcacttattattaaaactgTCCCTTCTTTAGTATTTGGAAAAAAAGGAGTTGTCTTTTGCCACAAATGAAGTTCAAGGAATCGGAAGCAGGCGTGTCATCAACAaagctaaaaatatttctaaaacgtacatatgtatgtatgcatgtataacgataaacaataacattttttaatggctGCTCGTCGAAGAAGATGCAATTTTTGTGCAATCCTTTAACTGACCTTGTCGGTACTGGTTATACTTTTTTTACCCTTCTAAAATGACAATTTTCGGTGCGCGCATACTTTTTAAGGACCTCCCTGGTCTTCCTTTGTCCATTCTATCCTAAACAtctttatctaattttttctttgtttagctTCTTACACGAAGGAAGGTGAAAAAGCATCTTAGTTATTAcaccccatttacacacggagacatctggaatggagacactggaaattctcttttcatgtctcattcgcgggcacacgggcaaaattgttttcggcgacattttgacatttaatactttagcatcgtatggttcggaagtattctcgcacgcgcttacatgtaaagcggaaaacgttcgtcaaaaatttcttaaatatatgaatgaaaaatgcaaaatggttaaataataaataatttgttgttttttttattgaaatatatttataaattcttatacttgaataaaaaaaattaaattaaaaatacttcatatgtaaataattaacttaaaattaacttgagtatctagaaatgcagggaaaaattagaaatcaacataaacatgtcccataactattttaaattatacctaatttactaccaaaaataatcgtgcatttcccaagcagcgttcggatgtttgtcatcgttgttttcttccgtttgtatgaaaaccaacacataacttagaactttcttccacaaaagcagaaaacgaatgaagcaactgtcaaaaattgctttaagattggaaatacgaataagaagagcaaagcgtgtcgccagtacaggagacaaattcccttccctcttccccggccgtccttcacccccgaacaaaatgtttcccttccagtggagacatcgtgtaaatgggcacttagTGGTGCGTTGGTATTAACGGGTTGCCGACATACTTCGTACGATATGATCGTGCACGAGTTGCCCGCAGCGGAAGAGTAATGGTCAGCCatggtattttgttgttgtattggctatacacttttttattgatCGTTCACGAGTAGCCTGCAGCAGAAGAGTAAAGGCCAGCCatggtattttgttgttgttttagctatacactttttattgcataatttgaaatgtatttttatgcTGGGCTTGTTGTTCGGaaaaagtgtgtatgtgtatgtttagTGTTTTTTTCGCGGAAGTGCATATCTAATATTTTCAAACAGACAGCATGCAATTTTGTTACTCCTTTCAATACTTTCTTcgggaaatttttttgttttacttctgACGATTGTTTTTTAGTAAAGGGTTTATGGTTTCgacaaaaattgtgtaaatttttttttagactaTGGAATAGTGTTTCGTTGGCAAATGTGTTTTTCGTCcttgtttttgttcatttgtatttatttttgaaacgaGTTTTAAGAGCGAAAGTGTGATTTTCTTATCAACAGTGACACTCACGGTGAGTTGCAGCTGTAAATTCGCTCCTGAGAAACGGCTGTAGAAGAGCGAGACCAAACGATTTTGCCTTAGTTACGCCGTAGGtacattttaaaaagtttttaaatatcgtaggtaaatataaaaagttttagaTAACGTCGAATACGCAAACCTTATTTTGGGCTTCAGATTACCATATCGTAAAAGCGGTATGACATCAAAATTTGCCTGAATTCGGCTTTGTTTTGGTCTCATTTTGGTAATTTCTGGCTCTTTTCGGCTGATCCCGTTCTCCTTTTTTAATGCCTATTTTTAAGGGTAAATTATAGtttgaaatacatatgtaatgaCAAATTAAAAGAAGTAAGGAACGCTTAAATCGATTCGtatcaaagtttttttaataaaatttaatttttgtaatcaaatATACTCAGACAAAGAGATTTTCgtttaaacatgaaaattttagtttaaacatGCGCGAGGCTTTTAGCCATCCAATAttaattaaggggacagatacctgtaaaatttcaaaaaaaaaaaaaggatatgttaaaaaatttttagaacgtaaatttaagtatttcaaccgtgacgactctattctttgcgttgggagaggtatagttacgttgcagactttagacgcgtttttctcaaaactatatttttcgaattggcgtacacgataactcgaaaagttattgaccgatttgcctgaaattttgcacacatcttttttatgatattactttctatgtgaataattttttcgaagcaaaaatagtagaaaaattcgttccaaaatttatttgtttttttgaagcatttcattccgcgatttttttccatttttttttcaattcatatagaaattatgatattaataaacaacaaaatttttggttttttgtattcaggtcactgacgccgatgctacaaccCCCACCGACTAAGGAGCCCCACTGCGACCTTCCTAgtgtgtacatccgccattttatatgtttaaaataaaaaaaaatttatattattttaatgtataaataaactgtatgccaattttgaaaaaatatattgatttcttcattttaaataattttaatgaaaatcagagaagtagtttgaagttgctgagtgctttaagatatttaaaactttagtcCTTGATATATGCTCTCAACATGTTCCAAATTTAAAGCGTGTAAATTATAAGATTCCTTGGTGCATGAAATAACTTaaacatcataaaaatttgagaaataagttttttaagaaGTTCAAGTTAACTAACGAAACCCgctattatgattttttatccTCCACAGGAATAAGTTTCGTACTTCAAATAAGTCTTTGTATAAGGAATTCATTCACAAATTTGagcttaatataaaaagtaatccgaagaatttttggcgatatattaaatcgattaaaaaggcctcttctattcctaattctgttttttatagGGACATAACTGCCTGCTCTGTCAGCGATGCAGCgaatttatttgctgatttcTTTTCATCTAACTTCGTGTCTGATGAAGATATTCAGGAAGAACATTTGGCAGCCATTCGACATAATTTCGTGGTGAAAGTGTCTTCTTCAGTTGACTTTGGTTCGCTTGTTCTATCAGATGATGATGTCATTGAGGGattgttaaagattaaaaactcgGCCCATTCGGATGTAGACGagctttctgtaactttgtttaaaaattgtcgctcttTGGTTCAAcctcttaaactaatttttaacaaatccttgGCCGAAGGAATATTTATCGATGATTGGAAGCTGACTTCAGTCACTCCTATCTTCAAAAGCGGTAATAAATTATCTGCTGTATCTAAACTCTTTGAATGCGTTGTTAaagacaagttatattttagTGTTAAACGTCTAATTAGTCCACgtcagcatggttttgtagcTGCAAGATCTACCTTATCTAACTTATCCGTTTTTTCTGATGATTGCCGCGCTGGCTTCCAGAATGGTTTCCAAACTGACGCGATATACACGGATTTTTCTAAAGCCTTCGATAAAATCTCCCAtacgattttagtaactaaaCTGGCTTGTCTCGGTTTTCATTCTACTTTCCTTGATTGGATTCGgtcctatttaataaagagatgctGCACTGTAGTTATCGATGGTGTTTCTTCGAAACACTACACTGccacctctggtgtacctcagggtagtattttaggacctttgttatttgttttgtttattaatgatatttattcgtgtttttcctttgctaattttcttctctatgctgatgatcttaaagtgtacgctgaaataagaaattctagtgattcagccgccctacagtccgagttgaataatttattttcctggtgccttataaatcgtctatttcttaatattgaaaaatgtcataaaatcacattttctaagcttcaaaaccccctcaacacctcttatcatatcaattatacatatcttgcttcgtctgatgtgataaaagatttaggggttttctttgattgaaagcttaattttatcacgcacctaaattatgccgtttccaattctcttgctatgctcgcttttgttagacgtcactcatcgcacttcactgatccatatactcttaagatttcatactctgcgtttgtgcggtgcaaattagattatgcctcttttatttggatattttatcATGCAGTtcatataaatcgagtggagagggttcaaaaaatttttgtgcgtttcgcgctacattcactcaatttctcagaccACAAACCATCATACGTCTCacgctgtcgtttgattagtctctgTCCATTAAGTGATAGAGGTACGTTTCAggcagtttcttttattttcgatctcgttaatggactaattgactgcccgtttcttctagaaagaatacattttaatgttccttgcaggAACTTTCGCcgtgtcaaaatttttcatgttggcGTTAGGAGGACATTATATAGTTCCAAAGCACCTCTTGTTAGAACGTTGTCTGATATTAACTATCTCGCCTCCCTTTTGGATCTAGACTTTTCCAGGGCGAAACATGTATTTAAtactcaattaaaaaatttcttcctttgtaagaattctaaataattacttaatatattttgttaatttagtttcCTAAGCTTCAATTTTGTTAACTACTTCTGTATAAATActcttagttctatgtagtctgtaagaaactttgtatttctACTAAAATGAATAATCCTCCTCTgtaagttataagaaattttatctttttcttttactcattacaattgaagctagttaattataagtttaattttactttgattaattaatttagcattaatctgttttcatagcctgtaagaaatactgtatttttagactattaattgaattaaataaataaataaatattacattttgcatgaaaaaataCGGATCTGAATGAGGTGAACAGCAATTTTTGTACGAAATTAGGcgggtttttaatttattattatttcaaaattttacttgagTCCTATTTATTTTTTGGGTTAAGTATTTGCATtagattttattgaatttgccTCATATATGGTATAATAAGTTATAGGTCTAATCCTTGAGGATAGGATAAGGAGGAAACAGTCGTCTTATATGgaaagccgactacgaacggaaaatggtttttatgagtctatttttcatgacagaaatactctcggaggtttgccattgcctgccgagaggcgaccgctgtAAGAAAAAATTGATTCATCATTCAATTgaatcattttgctgtttcatgctcgtggattcgaacctacgcactcccgaaagttacccacgcacaaacccatttaATTAtactaattatataaatttagtaccgttttaaaaaaaatgcatctaAGCTGGGATCTAAAATggtttttatagaaaaactaTTACCAAACTACTAACATTTTCTTTGAGAATCCGCGTTTTTTAATGTACCAGTCAGGTAAAATCTACAAGGGTAGTAATATTACTCTTCTCAACTCCGTACTTTTTAGAaccttttaaaaaaacattgtctttttacacgaattttaaCATACCCATAAACCCTTTACCAAAACATActttaacaaacaaaacaagaaaattacagaggaaaatattgaaaagagtaGCTAAATTGCATGCGAgcgttgataaaaaaaattttccgcaaAAAATTGAGAACAAAACTCTCGCTTTTCATGAACACATTGCATATTGTGTAATGAAAATTGGTAGGCAATTATCCAACAAAAAACGATGACAAGCATCGTGTCCTCGCTTGTGTTAGGTACGCCTGCACCCGTTAATACCCAGGCACCGCACAGAATTCAGCCGGTTCCGCGCTAGCGAACGCCACCAGGTAGAACGAGGTACTCGTACTAGTGTTTATGTAGTGGTGATAGTTGgcatgtaaaaaacaaaagcaaaattataaacgTGTTGACAACGTtgacaagcacacacacactgcGTGAGTAGGTGCCAATTACAGGAaccatttgaatatttttactgtGGCGGCGTTGGTAGAACGGACAAGGTCACTCAAAGGATTGCTCAAATATTGCATCTTCTTTGACGAGTAACCATTAAAAAATGCTCTTTTGTTTACGTTTAATAGTTTGGGTAAACATTCTACGCGCCGTTGAAAGAACGCTTTACGCTATAGGGAAGATCAACTCTTTTTTGCAGGTAATTTACAAAGGAATGGGTTAAACAATGGCTACTATTTCCTAACACAAAAGTGAAGGCATGGAATTTCCAAGAAGCTGTGAAGAAAATGCTGCTTTTACTTTTTGGAAGAGTTCAGAACACTACAAATTTGCAGAAAATTAATCAGACAGTCTGCTCGAGACAACAAAGAGGAGGGATATCAGAATAGAAACGCCAAAAAAAGATATCGAAGAGACCGGCCATAAAGATTTCAATTTACTATGATTTTCTAAGTAAGCATACAGGAAAATTTTCCTCTAGTACTGTTAGTAAATACTGTTGTGACCTGGACGTAAGAGACACGAGGGATATGAACTTTCAAGACTGATAGAATACAAGAAGGCGACATCCACAAAAGCATTTCCGGCTGTGATGATATAAAGggttgttggcgtagaccttatcttatcacgtggccccaaaggaaAAATTcataaggtgttaaatcacaagatctcggtgctCAATTGTGaacacctcttcgagagataacacggtccggaaacttttcccataaaGGATcagtggtttcgttgcttgtgtggcacgtagcaccgtcttgttgaaaataaacgttgtgcagatcaataccatccaattccggccataaaaaatcgttaatcactCTCGATAGccatagataacacctgttattggataaccctttatttaattgaataaacAAGAA from Anastrepha obliqua isolate idAnaObli1 chromosome 2, idAnaObli1_1.0, whole genome shotgun sequence harbors:
- the LOC129238422 gene encoding protein giant, which encodes MMIHEKVIAEQFSLDFNNEHKNILHPTSSQHAAHLSHRPFHPLQPQAYGASHLLPYHALQHQTHVALPSSSVKQLDIYSAFAYKQHQQQQALIGGYSPTKRTGQHQSTSEVLDLSRRDSVETTRKTPSPQNTNSSFGDDSCAGSPTHSQQKPMIPSNLLYSTQQQFNHLTPPFASFYPALYSSFGQPDKEGTVTTSQILTAVTPSITTAPSLLAAQTPISNNCLAVASVVAAAAAAVGTPSSTLHSIKSEEEHMTAVSPVSSLEGRSKSPVAQINSASSSSSAALNSLKSTRPFKAFPRDPLVIAANFAANDVLLDNPRVERYTEYRKRVLEQIRNSNGGSRTVTNPKMRRMNSRRTSNTSSNAPECGSSEGEERHGGGVDESSDCDSSYTGGQAEKVSSSANAINESNNNNQASEKKCGTNNNNSNSTSGQIKDANYYERRRKNNAAAKKSRDRRRIKEDEIAIRAAYLERQNIELLCQIDALKAQLAAFTSKMVNV